In one Cyclopterus lumpus isolate fCycLum1 chromosome 24, fCycLum1.pri, whole genome shotgun sequence genomic region, the following are encoded:
- the atp6v1d gene encoding V-type proton ATPase subunit D: protein MSGKERLDVFPSRMVLTIMKARLKGAQTGRNLLKKKSDALSMRFRQILRKIIETKTKMGEVMREAAFSLAEAKFTAGDFSATIIQNVNKAQVKVRAKKDNVAGVTLPVFEHYQEGGDSYELTGLARGGEQLSRLKRNYARAVELLVELASLQTSFVTLDEAIKITNRRVNAIEHVIIPRIERTLSYIITELDEREREEFYRLKKIQEKKKQLKERTELEIAARLAKLGPIAEPTNMLMEVTDEDMLFE, encoded by the exons ATGTCTGGAAAAGAAAGGCTCGACGTGTTCCCCTCCAGAAT GGTTCTGACCATTATGAAGGCTCGGCTCAAAGGGGCGCAGACCGGCCGCAACCTGCTCAAAAAGAAATCTGATGCCCTCTCCATGCGCTTCCGTCAGATCCTCCGCAAAATTATCGAA ACTAAGACTAAGATGGGAGAGGTGATGAGAGAGGCGGCTTTCTCTTTGGCTGAAGCCAAATTTACAGCTGGAGACTTCAG CGCAACTATCATCCAGAATGTCAACAAAGCCCAGGTGAAAGTCCGTGCCAAGAAAGACAACGTGGCAG gTGTCACCCTTCCAGTTTTTGAACACTACCAAGAAGGCGGGGACA GTTATGAGCTCACTGGTCTggccagaggaggagagcagctcTCCAGGTTGAAGAGGAACTATGCCAGAGCTGTTGAGCTGCTGGTGGAGTTGGCCTCCTTGCAG ACATCTTTTGTCACTCTGGATGAAGCCATAAAGATTACCAACCGCCGTGTGAACGCCATTGAGCACG TGATTATTCCCCGGATCGAGCGCACCCTCTCCTACATCATCACAGAACTGGATGAGAGAGAACGTGAGGAGTTCTACAG GTTGAAGAAAAtccaagagaagaagaagcagctcAAGGAAAGGACAGAATTAGAGATTGCCGCCCGCCTGGCTAAACTGGGTCCCATCGCAGAGCCCACCAACATGCTGATGGAGGTGACGGATGAAGACATGCTGTTCGAGTGA